In one Oncorhynchus nerka isolate Pitt River linkage group LG7, Oner_Uvic_2.0, whole genome shotgun sequence genomic region, the following are encoded:
- the LOC115131716 gene encoding mediator of RNA polymerase II transcription subunit 30-like isoform X2 produces MTTPPMVAFAGQQAQAARDVNTASLCRIGQETVQDIVLRTMEIFQLLRNMQLPNGVTYHPSTHQDRLGKLQEHLRMLSVLFRKLRLVYDKCNENCTGLDPVTPEQLIPYVEEDGSSRHNERSASQARPETEERGEILEVNKV; encoded by the exons ATGACCACCCCTCCCATGGTGGCGTTCGCTGGGCAGCAGGCTCAGGCTGCCCGTGATGTCAACACGGCGTCGCTCTGTCGCATCGGCCAGGAGACGGTGCAGGATATTGTCTTACGCACCATGGAGATCTTCCAGCTGTTGAGGAACATGCAG CTGCCAAATGGAGTGACGTACCACCCCAGCACCCACCAGGACAGGCTGGGCAAACTGCAGGAGCACCTGCGTATGCTCTCTGTACTCTTCCGCAAGCTGCGCCTCGTCTATGACAAATGCAATGAAAACTGCACCGGTCTGGACCCCGTAACCCCAGAG CAACTCATCCCGTATGTGGAGGAGGACGGCAGCTCCAGACACAATGAACGCTCGGCCAGCCAGGCCCGCccggaaacagaagagaggggggagatccTGGAGGTTAACAAG